A single region of the Nocardioides sp. W7 genome encodes:
- a CDS encoding ATP-dependent DNA helicase RecG has translation MIALDSPIATVFGAETKRRDLVIKGLHLETVGDLLRHFPRRYVKTGELTQVDDLEVGQVLTVVGQIVKSDINTYRDRRTGQTAYRLDAVLSTDGPSLRMSFFAKNKGTAGWHAKRLPVGRRGIFVGQVGSFQGNWQLTNPQLTLFGVDEDGTEDETEIDIPALFPVYPLTKGVESWDLQRAITFARTVIDDVPDLLPLEVRERYELIEARTALNWVHAPDDYGQVGAAQRRYRFEEALVTQVVLGRRRRALRAQGAQARTGGGGLLAAFDERLPFELTAGQRVVGAEIEADLAQAHPMNRLLQGEVGSGKTLVALRAMLRVVDSGGQAALLAPTEVLAQQHHRSITAMLGDLASGGMLGGAAEATAVELLTGSMTKTQRTAPMSRLASGEAGIVIGTHALLEDKVQFADLGLVVVDEQHRFGVEQRAALTDKAGSPPHVLVMTATPIPRTVAMTVFGDLETSVLTELPAGRAPIQSNVVPLAEHPSWVNRVWERVREEVAKGHQAYVVCPRISGDEQEAGERDAQSSDGDLDADGKAKVVPGALAAVEEMASDLADGALQGLRIAVLHGRLAADVKDQTMRAFAAGEIDVLVSTTVIEVGVDVANATAMVLLDADRFGVSQLHQLRGRVGRGGLPGLCLLVSRADAGTPARERLDAVAATTDGFELSRVDLEQRREGDVLGASQSGFRSSLQSLRVLRDEKTILAAREAANALLDDDPDLAGAPLLAAEVARLEASARSEFLDKS, from the coding sequence GTGATCGCGCTCGACTCGCCGATCGCCACCGTCTTCGGCGCCGAGACCAAGAGGCGCGACCTGGTCATCAAGGGCCTGCACCTGGAGACGGTCGGCGATCTGCTGCGGCACTTCCCGCGGCGCTACGTGAAGACGGGCGAGCTGACCCAGGTCGACGACCTGGAGGTCGGCCAGGTGCTCACCGTCGTCGGCCAGATCGTCAAGAGCGACATCAACACCTACCGCGACCGGCGCACCGGCCAGACGGCGTACCGCCTCGACGCCGTGCTGAGCACCGACGGACCGTCACTGCGGATGTCGTTCTTCGCCAAGAACAAGGGCACGGCCGGCTGGCACGCCAAGCGGCTCCCGGTCGGGCGGCGGGGGATCTTCGTCGGCCAGGTCGGCTCCTTCCAGGGCAACTGGCAGCTCACCAATCCCCAGCTGACGCTGTTCGGAGTCGACGAGGACGGCACCGAGGACGAGACCGAGATCGACATCCCCGCCCTGTTCCCGGTCTACCCGCTCACCAAGGGGGTGGAGTCCTGGGACCTCCAGCGCGCGATCACCTTCGCCCGCACCGTCATCGACGACGTGCCCGACCTGCTGCCGCTCGAGGTCCGGGAGCGCTACGAGCTCATCGAGGCCCGCACCGCCCTGAACTGGGTCCACGCCCCCGACGACTACGGCCAGGTGGGCGCGGCACAGCGGCGCTACCGCTTCGAGGAGGCGCTGGTCACCCAGGTGGTGCTCGGCCGCCGGCGCCGGGCGCTGCGGGCCCAGGGCGCCCAGGCCCGCACCGGCGGCGGGGGGCTGCTGGCCGCGTTCGACGAGCGGCTGCCGTTCGAGCTGACCGCGGGGCAGCGGGTGGTGGGGGCCGAGATCGAGGCCGACCTCGCGCAGGCCCACCCGATGAACCGGCTGCTGCAGGGCGAGGTCGGCTCCGGCAAGACCCTGGTGGCGCTGCGCGCGATGCTGCGGGTCGTCGACTCCGGCGGCCAGGCCGCGCTGCTGGCACCGACCGAGGTGCTCGCCCAGCAGCACCACCGCTCCATCACGGCGATGCTCGGCGACCTCGCGTCCGGCGGGATGCTGGGCGGCGCCGCGGAGGCGACGGCGGTCGAGCTGCTCACCGGCTCGATGACCAAGACCCAGCGCACCGCCCCCATGAGCCGGCTCGCGAGCGGCGAGGCCGGCATCGTGATCGGCACCCACGCGCTCCTCGAGGACAAGGTGCAGTTCGCCGACCTCGGCCTGGTGGTCGTCGACGAGCAGCACCGCTTCGGCGTCGAGCAGCGGGCCGCGCTCACCGACAAGGCCGGCAGCCCGCCGCACGTGCTCGTGATGACCGCGACCCCGATCCCGCGCACCGTCGCGATGACCGTCTTCGGCGACCTGGAGACGTCGGTGCTCACCGAGCTGCCGGCCGGGCGGGCCCCGATCCAGTCCAACGTCGTCCCGCTCGCCGAGCACCCGTCCTGGGTCAACCGGGTCTGGGAGCGGGTCCGCGAGGAGGTCGCCAAGGGTCACCAGGCCTACGTCGTCTGCCCGCGGATCAGCGGTGACGAGCAGGAGGCGGGCGAGCGCGACGCTCAGTCGTCGGACGGGGACCTCGACGCGGACGGCAAGGCCAAGGTGGTGCCGGGTGCACTCGCCGCGGTCGAGGAGATGGCGAGCGATCTCGCCGACGGTGCGCTGCAGGGTCTGCGGATCGCGGTGCTGCATGGTCGGCTCGCGGCCGACGTCAAGGACCAGACGATGCGCGCCTTCGCCGCGGGCGAGATCGACGTGCTGGTCTCCACGACCGTGATCGAGGTCGGCGTCGACGTCGCCAACGCCACCGCGATGGTCCTCCTCGACGCCGACCGGTTCGGCGTCTCCCAGCTCCACCAGCTCCGCGGGCGGGTCGGGCGAGGCGGACTGCCCGGACTCTGCCTGCTCGTCAGCCGCGCCGACGCGGGCACCCCCGCCCGGGAGCGGCTCGACGCCGTCGCCGCGACCACCGACGGCTTCGAGCTGAGCCGCGTCGACCTCGAGCAGCGTCGCGAGGGCGACGTCCTGGGTGCCTCGCAGTCCGGCTTCCGCTCCAGCCTGCAGAGCCTGCGGGTGCTGCGCGACGAGAAGACCATCCTGGCCGCCCGCGAGGCCGCCAACGCACTCCTCGACGACGACCCCGACCTGGCCGGGGCGCCGCTGCTCGCCGCCGAGGTCGCGCGGCTCGAGGCATCCGCCCGCTCCGAGTTCCTGGACAAGTCATGA
- the rnc gene encoding ribonuclease III, with protein MTTYAELRSALGDPILDPELLERALTHRSYAYENGGLPTNERLEFLGDSVLGVVVTETLYRTHPDLSEGRLAKLRAAVVNARALAGVGRAIGLGEQVKLGRGEESTGGRLKASILSDTVEAVIGAVHLSGGFEVSAEVVHRLFDPLIEAASAMGAGLDWKTSLQELAAEHSLGVPEYVIEDAGPDHMKTFTAQVRVADRLYGNGVGRSKKEAEQAAAETAYGEIAASLGVTDPAQGAAESAAASTPTD; from the coding sequence CTGACCACCTACGCAGAGCTCCGTAGCGCGCTCGGTGATCCGATCCTGGATCCCGAGCTGCTGGAGCGTGCTCTCACCCACCGCTCGTACGCCTACGAGAACGGCGGCCTGCCGACCAACGAGCGCCTGGAGTTCCTGGGCGACTCGGTGCTCGGCGTCGTCGTGACCGAGACGCTCTACCGCACCCACCCCGACCTCTCCGAGGGCCGGCTCGCGAAGCTGCGGGCCGCGGTCGTCAACGCCCGCGCGCTGGCGGGGGTGGGGCGGGCGATCGGCCTCGGCGAGCAGGTCAAGCTCGGACGGGGCGAGGAGTCGACCGGCGGCCGGTTGAAGGCGTCGATCCTCTCCGACACCGTCGAGGCCGTGATCGGTGCGGTCCACCTCAGTGGTGGCTTCGAGGTCTCCGCCGAGGTCGTGCACCGGCTCTTCGACCCGCTCATCGAGGCCGCGTCCGCGATGGGTGCCGGCCTGGACTGGAAGACCTCGCTCCAGGAGCTGGCGGCCGAGCACTCCCTCGGCGTCCCCGAGTACGTCATCGAGGACGCGGGGCCCGACCACATGAAGACCTTCACCGCGCAGGTGCGGGTCGCCGACCGGCTCTACGGCAATGGTGTGGGCCGGTCGAAGAAGGAGGCCGAGCAGGCCGCTGCCGAGACGGCGTACGGCGAGATCGCCGCGTCCCTCGGCGTGACCGACCCGGCCCAGGGCGCGGCGGAGAGCGCCGCCGCCTCGACCCCCACCGACTGA
- the rpmB gene encoding 50S ribosomal protein L28, whose translation MAAVCDICAKKPGFGNNRPWSRKITKRRFDPNIQRVRATVNGTPKRLNVCTGCLKAGKVTR comes from the coding sequence GTGGCTGCCGTCTGCGACATCTGCGCCAAGAAGCCGGGCTTCGGCAACAACCGACCCTGGTCGCGCAAGATCACGAAGCGTCGCTTCGACCCCAACATCCAGCGCGTTCGGGCGACCGTCAACGGCACGCCCAAGCGCCTCAACGTGTGCACCGGTTGCCTGAAGGCGGGCAAGGTCACCCGCTGA
- the rsmD gene encoding 16S rRNA (guanine(966)-N(2))-methyltransferase RsmD yields MTRIIGGQAGGRRLQTPSGASTRPTSDRVREALFSSVESWCGTLDGLRFLDLYAGSGAVGLEAWSRGAGVVTLVESDRRTAALVSANARSLGFARAEVVAASVASALGRRPSAPYDVVFLDPPYPLDDASVAADLTALVDHDWLVPGALVVVERSVRSPEPAWPDGVALDRRRAYGETVLWYGHAAQPDDPSGDPNDEQE; encoded by the coding sequence ATGACCCGCATCATCGGCGGCCAGGCCGGCGGCCGCCGGCTCCAGACACCCAGTGGCGCCTCGACCCGCCCCACGAGCGACCGGGTCCGCGAGGCCCTCTTCTCCTCGGTCGAGTCGTGGTGCGGCACCCTCGACGGCCTGCGCTTCCTCGACCTGTACGCCGGCTCGGGGGCGGTCGGCCTGGAGGCGTGGTCCCGCGGGGCCGGCGTGGTCACGCTGGTCGAGTCCGACCGCCGCACGGCGGCCCTGGTGAGCGCCAATGCCAGGTCCCTGGGCTTCGCGCGCGCCGAGGTGGTGGCCGCGTCCGTGGCGAGCGCGCTCGGTCGCCGCCCGTCCGCCCCGTACGACGTGGTCTTCCTCGACCCGCCGTACCCCCTCGACGACGCGAGCGTCGCGGCCGACCTCACCGCGCTGGTGGACCACGACTGGCTGGTGCCGGGGGCGCTGGTCGTCGTCGAGCGGTCCGTGCGCAGCCCCGAGCCGGCCTGGCCGGACGGCGTCGCACTGGACCGCCGGCGCGCCTACGGGGAGACCGTGCTTTGGTACGGTCACGCCGCCCAGCCGGACGACCCGTCCGGTGACCCGAACGACGAGCAGGAGTGA
- a CDS encoding thiamine-phosphate kinase, producing MAFPSDATLADAGEFGLIGEFVRLFPQGEHVLVGPGDDAAVLRVRTGHVVVSTDLMVEGRHFRRDWASAADVGHRAAAQNISDINAMGGTAASLTVGLAAPADLPVQWALDFAAGFAEECGLVGASVVGGDLTRADQVVIAVTVLGACTQAPVLRSGARPGDVLALAGRQGWAAGGLAVLGRGFRSPRALVEAYRRPAPPYLEGALAAEAGATSMIDISDGLLAEAGHLAADSGVAIDVDTSSFEIAEPLQAVGAAVGADPMSFILGGGDDHALLATFPDRSAVPDGWTVIGAVSVGEGVTVDGAAYDGPTGWTHF from the coding sequence ATGGCTTTCCCCAGCGACGCGACCCTGGCCGACGCCGGTGAGTTCGGGCTCATCGGCGAGTTCGTCCGACTCTTCCCGCAGGGCGAGCACGTGCTCGTGGGGCCCGGTGACGACGCGGCCGTGCTGCGCGTGCGCACCGGTCACGTGGTCGTCTCCACGGACCTGATGGTCGAGGGTCGGCACTTCCGGCGCGACTGGGCGAGCGCCGCCGACGTGGGCCACCGGGCGGCGGCCCAGAACATCTCCGACATCAACGCGATGGGCGGTACGGCGGCCTCGCTCACCGTCGGGCTGGCCGCGCCGGCCGACCTGCCCGTGCAGTGGGCGCTGGACTTCGCGGCCGGCTTCGCCGAGGAGTGCGGCCTGGTGGGCGCGAGCGTGGTCGGCGGCGACCTGACCCGCGCCGACCAGGTGGTGATCGCGGTCACCGTGCTCGGCGCGTGCACCCAGGCCCCGGTGTTGCGGTCCGGGGCGCGGCCGGGCGACGTGCTCGCCCTGGCGGGCCGCCAGGGCTGGGCCGCCGGTGGCCTCGCCGTCCTGGGGAGGGGGTTCCGCTCGCCGCGCGCGCTGGTCGAGGCGTACCGCCGGCCGGCGCCGCCGTACCTGGAGGGCGCGCTGGCGGCCGAGGCCGGGGCGACGTCGATGATCGACATCTCGGACGGTCTGCTGGCGGAGGCCGGGCACCTCGCGGCCGACTCGGGGGTGGCGATCGACGTCGACACGTCCTCGTTCGAGATCGCCGAGCCGCTCCAGGCGGTCGGCGCGGCGGTCGGTGCGGACCCGATGAGCTTCATCCTCGGCGGGGGCGACGACCACGCCCTGCTCGCGACGTTCCCCGACCGGAGCGCGGTCCCCGACGGCTGGACGGTGATCGGTGCCGTCTCGGTGGGGGAGGGCGTCACCGTCGACGGCGCGGCGTACGACGGGCCGACCGGGTGGACGCACTTCTGA
- the rpmF gene encoding 50S ribosomal protein L32, translating into MAVPKRKMSRSNTRHRRSAWKAVAPTLVTCANPACGAKHLPHRACSTCGQYGARADRRQVL; encoded by the coding sequence GTGGCTGTCCCGAAGCGGAAGATGTCGCGCAGCAACACCCGTCACCGTCGTTCGGCCTGGAAGGCCGTCGCCCCGACGCTGGTGACCTGCGCGAACCCCGCCTGCGGTGCCAAGCACCTGCCGCACCGCGCGTGCAGCACGTGTGGCCAGTACGGCGCGCGCGCCGACCGTCGTCAGGTCCTCTGA
- a CDS encoding DAK2 domain-containing protein encodes MEVPGSGGVQLSVVLRFVDIATDALASAREEIDALNVYPVPDGDTGTNMYLTVSAARDAIREVADTDPGTDLAAALARLSRGALLGARGNSGVILSEMLGAIARRLARARPDERNAVVVAEALQQATDASYAAVGTPVEGTILTVSRAASDAATAIAQDTGARARDVFAAAAQAAREALARTPEQLPVLAEAGVVDAGGRGLSVVLDAAETVLTGRRPVPVTGPIGRHTIPVPLGAGPDLSPDGPAYEVMYLLDADDDQVAVLRSRLAALGDSLVVVGDEGLWNVHVHVDDVGAAIEAGIEAGRPHRVRVTHFAEQVAEARARPETRAGRRIVAVAAGPGLARLFEAAGAVVVPGGPGRRPSTGQILEAVTGCGASEVVLLPNDHDSVRVAQIAASTAEADADGGLRVAVIPTQAQVQGLAAMAVHEPGRGFDSDVLEMTATARHARHGAVTVAARQAMTMAGPCEVGDVLGVVAGDFAVVGSEQYAVATDVIDRLLGGGGELVTLVAGEEDAEGSLATRVAGYVEEHHPAVDVVVYDGGQERYPLLVSVE; translated from the coding sequence ATGGAGGTCCCCGGCAGTGGCGGTGTGCAGCTCTCGGTGGTGCTGCGGTTCGTCGACATCGCGACGGACGCACTGGCGAGTGCGCGCGAGGAGATCGACGCGCTCAACGTCTACCCCGTGCCCGACGGCGACACCGGCACGAACATGTACCTCACCGTCTCCGCCGCCCGGGACGCGATCCGGGAGGTCGCCGACACCGACCCCGGCACCGACCTCGCCGCGGCGCTGGCCCGGCTCAGCCGGGGCGCGCTGCTCGGCGCCCGCGGCAACTCCGGGGTGATCCTGAGCGAGATGCTCGGCGCGATCGCGCGCCGCCTGGCCCGGGCCCGACCCGACGAGCGCAACGCCGTGGTGGTGGCCGAGGCGCTCCAGCAGGCCACCGACGCCAGCTACGCCGCGGTCGGCACCCCGGTGGAGGGCACCATCCTGACGGTCTCCCGGGCCGCGTCCGACGCGGCCACGGCGATCGCCCAGGACACCGGGGCGCGGGCCCGCGACGTGTTCGCCGCGGCGGCGCAGGCCGCCCGCGAGGCGCTCGCCCGCACTCCCGAGCAGCTGCCGGTGCTGGCCGAGGCCGGGGTGGTCGACGCGGGCGGTCGTGGGCTGAGCGTCGTCCTCGACGCCGCCGAGACCGTGCTGACCGGCCGCCGGCCGGTGCCGGTGACCGGCCCCATCGGCCGCCACACGATCCCGGTGCCGCTGGGCGCGGGGCCCGATCTCAGCCCGGACGGTCCCGCCTACGAGGTGATGTACCTCCTCGACGCCGACGACGACCAGGTGGCCGTGCTGCGCAGCCGGCTGGCCGCGCTCGGCGACTCGCTCGTGGTGGTCGGGGACGAGGGCCTGTGGAACGTCCACGTCCACGTCGACGACGTGGGCGCCGCGATCGAGGCCGGGATCGAGGCCGGTCGCCCGCACCGGGTGCGGGTCACCCACTTCGCCGAGCAGGTCGCCGAGGCGCGCGCTCGTCCCGAGACCAGGGCCGGGCGCCGGATCGTCGCGGTCGCGGCGGGTCCCGGCCTGGCCCGTCTCTTCGAGGCGGCCGGGGCGGTCGTGGTGCCCGGTGGTCCGGGCCGACGGCCCTCGACCGGCCAGATCCTGGAGGCGGTCACCGGCTGCGGGGCCAGCGAGGTGGTGCTGCTGCCCAACGACCACGACTCCGTCCGGGTCGCACAGATCGCCGCCTCGACCGCCGAGGCCGACGCCGACGGCGGCCTGCGGGTGGCGGTCATCCCGACCCAGGCGCAGGTCCAGGGGCTGGCGGCGATGGCGGTCCACGAGCCGGGCCGCGGCTTCGACTCCGACGTCCTGGAGATGACGGCCACGGCCCGCCACGCGCGTCACGGCGCGGTCACCGTGGCGGCCCGCCAGGCGATGACGATGGCCGGGCCCTGCGAGGTCGGCGACGTCCTCGGCGTGGTCGCCGGTGACTTCGCGGTGGTCGGCTCCGAGCAGTACGCCGTCGCGACCGACGTCATCGACCGGCTGCTCGGCGGCGGCGGCGAGCTGGTGACGCTGGTCGCCGGCGAGGAGGACGCGGAGGGCTCGCTGGCCACCCGGGTCGCTGGCTACGTCGAGGAGCACCACCCCGCGGTCGACGTGGTCGTCTACGACGGCGGGCAGGAGCGCTACCCGCTGCTGGTGTCGGTCGAGTGA
- the mutM gene encoding bifunctional DNA-formamidopyrimidine glycosylase/DNA-(apurinic or apyrimidinic site) lyase: MPELPEVEVVRAGLERHVLGARITRVDVLHERPVRRDPRGPAGFAAALAGRRIEAARRRGKYLWLPLDNGDALLGHLGMSGQLLVQPPGAADERHLRVRLALDGAAEGRELRFVDQRMFGGLSVSTGGADLPPEIAHIARDPLDPEFDDDAFVAKVRRRQSGVKRQLLDQNLVSGVGNIYADEALWRARLHGERPGDRLTAAQVRELLDHAREVMADALGQGGTSFDALYVNVNGESGYFDRSLHAYGRENEPCDRCGAPIRRVAFMNRSSYFCPVCQPVPRQRRTPVRSVPV, from the coding sequence GTGCCTGAGCTCCCCGAGGTCGAGGTCGTGCGGGCGGGCCTCGAGCGCCACGTCCTCGGCGCGAGGATCACCCGCGTCGACGTCCTGCACGAGCGGCCGGTCCGCCGCGATCCGCGCGGGCCCGCCGGTTTCGCGGCCGCCCTCGCGGGCCGCCGGATCGAGGCCGCCCGCCGCCGCGGGAAGTACCTCTGGCTGCCGCTGGACAACGGCGACGCCCTGCTCGGCCACCTCGGCATGAGCGGCCAGCTGCTGGTCCAGCCGCCCGGCGCCGCCGACGAGCGGCACCTCCGGGTCCGCCTCGCCCTCGACGGGGCGGCCGAAGGGCGGGAGCTGCGCTTCGTCGACCAGCGGATGTTCGGCGGGCTGTCGGTCTCGACCGGGGGAGCGGACCTGCCGCCGGAGATCGCCCACATCGCCCGCGACCCACTGGACCCGGAGTTCGACGACGACGCGTTCGTGGCGAAGGTCCGCCGCCGGCAGTCCGGGGTCAAGCGCCAGCTGCTCGACCAGAACCTCGTCTCCGGCGTCGGCAACATCTACGCCGACGAGGCACTCTGGCGGGCCCGGCTGCACGGAGAGCGGCCGGGGGACCGGCTGACCGCGGCGCAGGTCCGCGAGCTCCTCGACCACGCCCGCGAGGTGATGGCCGACGCGCTCGGGCAGGGCGGCACGTCCTTCGACGCGCTCTACGTCAACGTCAACGGCGAGTCCGGCTACTTCGATCGGTCGCTGCACGCCTACGGGCGCGAGAACGAGCCCTGTGACCGGTGCGGTGCTCCCATCCGGCGGGTGGCGTTCATGAACCGCTCGTCGTACTTCTGCCCGGTCTGCCAGCCGGTCCCGCGGCAGCGGCGGACACCGGTCCGCTCGGTGCCCGTCTAG
- the coaD gene encoding pantetheine-phosphate adenylyltransferase, with translation MRRAVCPGSFDPVTNGHLDIIERAATLFDEVVVAVGVNASKRRLFSAEERIEMLEQACAGFANVSVAGFGGLLTTFCEERDIHAIVKGLRAVSDFDYELQMAQMNASLTDVETVFVPTSPEYSFLASSLVKEVASFGGDVSSLLPGFVHTRLTARLAERQGE, from the coding sequence GTGCGCCGAGCCGTCTGCCCCGGGTCCTTCGACCCGGTCACCAACGGGCACCTCGACATCATCGAGCGTGCTGCGACCCTCTTCGACGAGGTCGTGGTCGCGGTCGGTGTGAACGCCTCCAAGCGGCGGCTGTTCTCCGCCGAGGAGCGCATCGAGATGCTGGAGCAGGCCTGCGCAGGCTTCGCCAACGTCAGCGTCGCGGGCTTCGGCGGCCTGCTCACGACGTTCTGCGAGGAGCGCGACATCCACGCCATCGTCAAGGGCCTGCGGGCGGTCTCCGACTTCGACTACGAGCTGCAGATGGCGCAGATGAACGCCTCGCTGACCGATGTCGAGACGGTGTTCGTGCCGACCAGCCCGGAGTACTCCTTCCTGGCCTCCAGCCTGGTCAAGGAGGTCGCCTCCTTCGGTGGCGACGTCTCGTCGCTGCTGCCGGGATTCGTCCACACCCGGCTCACGGCCCGGCTGGCCGAGCGGCAGGGGGAGTGA
- a CDS encoding YceD family protein, with product MTSLDPRAPLVLDTRELGRRPGSQREVTRTVPAPADLGIEVLHVPEGAPVELDLRLEAVMEGVLITGTARAGLEGECVRCLEPISDDVEVTFQELYVYPEHQTPHDEDDDVSQLQDDLVDLELQLRDAVVLALPFQPLCEDDCPGLCIECGARLADDPDHTHDAPVDPRWAGLAALKNDDE from the coding sequence CTGACCAGCCTGGACCCGAGAGCGCCGCTCGTGCTCGACACCCGCGAGCTCGGCCGCCGCCCGGGGTCCCAGCGTGAGGTGACGCGGACGGTTCCGGCACCAGCAGATCTAGGCATCGAAGTCCTTCATGTCCCCGAGGGTGCGCCGGTCGAGTTGGACCTGCGCCTCGAGGCGGTCATGGAAGGGGTCCTGATCACGGGCACGGCGCGAGCCGGGCTCGAGGGTGAGTGCGTGCGGTGCCTGGAGCCGATCTCCGACGATGTCGAGGTCACGTTCCAGGAGCTGTACGTCTATCCCGAGCACCAGACCCCGCACGACGAGGACGACGACGTCAGCCAGCTGCAGGACGACCTGGTCGACCTGGAGCTGCAACTGCGGGACGCGGTGGTGCTTGCACTGCCGTTCCAGCCCCTGTGCGAGGACGACTGTCCCGGACTGTGCATCGAGTGTGGTGCCCGGCTCGCGGACGATCCCGATCACACGCACGACGCACCGGTCGACCCTCGATGGGCCGGACTGGCAGCACTGAAGAACGACGACGAGTAG